One window of the Clupea harengus chromosome 20, Ch_v2.0.2, whole genome shotgun sequence genome contains the following:
- the drd5a gene encoding D(1B) dopamine receptor — METPAKYFSSVLACNTIPFPLGVIMWNVTEPEATLNTSRDLVVRAVTGCLLAVLILMTLLGNIMVCTAVLRFRHLRSKVTNIFIVSLAVSDLFVAILVMPWKAVAEVAGYWPFGSFCNIWVAFDIMCSTASILNLCIISVDRYWAISSPFRYERKMTQRVAFVMISVTWTLSVLISFIPVQLNWHKASVEMIGTNNTTIEEPVEENCDSSLNREYAISSSLISFYIPVAIMIVTYTRIYRIAQIQIRRIASLERAAEHATSCRQNRLECQHHNTLKTSINRETKVLKTLSVIMGVFVCCWLPFFILNCMVPFCDKPPTDQEAGLPCVSETTFDVFVWFGWTNSTLNPIIYAFNAEFRKAFATLLGCRNFCSTTPVETVNISNELVSYNQDTLFHKEIVNAYVNIIPNVVDCIENEDTFDRISQFSHNNEIASDSVCDLDDCEADICLDRLTPFTPNGLH, encoded by the coding sequence ATGGAGACTCCAGCGAAATACTTTTCATCCGTGCTCGCCTGTAACACCATCCCGTTCCCACTTGGAGTGATCATGTGGAACGTGACCGAACCGGAGGCGACCTTGAACACTAGCAGAGACTTGGTGGTCCGCGCCGTGACAGGTTGCCTGCTCGCCGTGCTCATCCTCATGACGCTGCTCGGGAACATTATGGTGTGCACTGCCGTACTCAGGTTCCGCCACCTGAGAAGTAAAGTGACCAACATTTTCATAGTTTCTCTTGCCGTGTCGGATTTATTCGTGGCTATTCTGGTGATGCCATGGAAAGCAGTGGCCGAGGTGGCAGGGTACTGGCCATTTGGTAGCTTCTGTAACATTTGGGTAGCTTTTGACATCATGTGCTCCACAGCATCCATCCTGAACCTCTGTATTATCAGCGTTGATCGCTACTGGGCAATATCAAGTCCTTTTCGATACGAGAGAAAAATGACCCAAAGAGTGGCCTTTGTGATGATTAGTGTGACATGGACGCTGTCTGTACTCATATCATTCATTCCGGTCCAACTAAACTGGCACAAAGCCAGTGTCGAAATGATCGGCACAAACAATACCACCATAGAAGAGCCAGTCGAGGAGAATTGCGACTCTAGCCTCAACCGAGAATACGCAATTTCGTCATCTCTGATAAGTTTCTACATCCCTGTGGCGATTATGATTGTGACATACACCCGAATATATAGGATTGCCCAAATACAGATAAGGAGGATAGCTTCTCTGGAACGCGCAGCTGAGCACGCAACAAGCTGCAGACAAAATAGGCTCGAGTGCCAACACCACAATACCTTGAAAACGTCAATTAACAGGGAAACCAAAGTTTTGAAAACTCTCTCTGTGATTATGGGTGTTTTCGTCTGTTGCTGGCTACCTTTCTTCATTCTGAACTGCATGGTTCCTTTTTGTGACAAACCACCCACCGATCAGGAAGCTGGACTACCGTGTGTCAGTGAAACGACTTTTgacgtgtttgtgtggtttggcTGGACCAATTCGACTTTAAACCCCATCATCTACGCGTTCAACGCAGAGTTTCGGAAAGCCTTTGCAACCCTGCTTGGCTGTCGTAACTTTTGCTCCACTACACCGGTTGAAACAGTGAATATAAGTAATGAACTTGTCTCATATAACCAAGACACTTTATTCCACAAAGAGATCGTCAATGCGTACGTGAACATCATCCCAAATGTCGTGGACTGTATTGAGAACGAAGACACCTTTGACCGGATCTCACAGTTTTCTCATAATAACGAAATAGCAAGCGATTCGGTTTGTGATTTAGACGACTGCGAGGCAGATATTTGTCTAGACAGGTTAACACCGTTCACTCCAAATGGTTTACACTGA